Within the Fusarium keratoplasticum isolate Fu6.1 chromosome 1, whole genome shotgun sequence genome, the region ACTGTTTATAAAAGACTGCGGTACTGTCCCTTGTTTGGTACATACCTCGCCATTCCTAGACAACCTGTATTATCACCAACGCAACAATGGATCTCAACGCAGGTGCAAATTGGTTCTCTATGCTAAGAAAGGGGAGGCCTGTGGTACTGGGATCCCACCCCAGAGAGCCCCAACCTGCGAACGCCTTCCTTGCTCAAATGCCCCTCGATATCCTACTCATCATCGCTAGCTTCCTCCCACTACACGCAGAGCTCATCTTCACCCACACCTGTGTGGCAGTAAAGAAAGCTCTTACGCGCCCAGGTAATGCGGAACGACGACTGGACTGGGACGAGCACTTGGAATATCTGACCGCTGTCATCAGCAATCGGACTGATAGATGGGTTTGCGATGATTGCGACCGAACACATCCCACCTATATGGAAGATTCACATCGAACACCAATGGCCCCGGATTGCTACCGTTTAAATTTCTTTGAGGTCGAGAACCCATGGACCGAGCCCTTCAAACTCCCTTGTCACCGACACGTTCAACTTGCGCTCAAATATCTTCGTTTCGGGCTTCAAAGTACCCAAGAGAAGGCACATCTCGATGAGCTACTAAGCCCAGCTCATCTCACGGAAACCATTCACGACTCTCCAAGCCCAACGCGTGGTAGAGGAAGTATCAGACTTGAGCAATGCTACTACCCCAAGGTTGCTCATGGCCGATACCTCATTCTCTACACTTGCACGTACACCCCACCGGAGGCTCACTGGGGCCTGTCACCAATTCTCAAAGCCTGCAAGCATCGGAGCGTCCGCTTTTACCGCAGCGAGAAGGAGCTGTCGGTGTTGAATCACCTAGAACTCAACCTGTTCCTTCATAGGAATTCACCTCGCGCACCGAGGCTGTCTAGGGTAGACAAAGTCGACTGGTCCTGCTCCGACTGCGAGACAGACTTGGAGGCGTATTGGAACGGCTCGTCGGTGATAATGAAGGTCTGGCGGGATCTGGGAACCGAAGGATCTCCGTTCGCAACGGACTGGAAGCGACAAATAGGCGACTATAGATTAAGCACGTCCAGGATTCCAACAGATAGACAGTGGGGGAGCGTCCGCGAATCCTATGAAAGGggcgagcagcagcaagaaaCAAGCCAAAGTCTCCTTTAGGCCAGGCTGATCGTCGAGATTACGCCTGGGATTGGATAGTCTGGAGGTTGTAGTGTTTTGCCTTGGCCCATCATATACACCAGAAGAACTAGATTTGCTCACTAAAGTTACATTACATTTGGACGCAATTATATCTGATCATTCACTCATCCCTTAAGATGTAAAACCAAACCCAAGTTCGAAGAGCTCATCCTTTGATACTTTGCCTCGTCCTAGACATTGGTAGAATAGAGTATGGCGATTCCGGTGTACAGcttccaagctcatcatTATAAAGAAGTGACTAGGTGAAAAGGGGGATCAAATTCCCCATTGCTCCCGAGATAATGGATCTGTGTGCTCGGGTCCATGCTTAGTGACTTATAAATAGACCTCACCCATTCGTCTGCCGTGCCTGTTTTATAGACAGCAACTATAAACCGTCGGGGAAGCATAAAAGACCCACAGCGCTTGGGGAGTGAGAACTGTCAGGAATTAGCCATAATCCTGCTAGTTGGGGCTGCTACTCACCTCGTGGAACATGGCAAGGATCCCCTTAACCCCCTCGACGGTCTCTGGGTACCACAACCGCTGCCACGTCTGTCCGTCCCTTCCCGTAATCTTGATGGGGATTTCCGCTAAAAGGCCTTGGTCGACAAGACAACCGACTCCAGAACGTTCACGTACACTGGTCCAAAAGCGATATAGCCTCCATGGAACTGTGATGCAGAATACTGTAGACTCCCACCTGGAAGAGTCCTCGCCCACTCTGATCAAAGATTCCGCACAAAGAAGATCCAAATTCCGCTTACATTCGTCATATGGGCAACCTTCGGCCATGTTCCAGGCAAAGAAAGCTCCCGCACCTCGTACAAGCCCCCGACGGAGGTCGTGAAAGTCGTCCAGCTTTCGAGTGATAAAGGAGACTCTTCTCACCAGGTGGTGGAACTTACATGCATTCGACAAGGTCGCCAGACCTAGGTCGCTTTGGAAGGGTCCCCAGTCTCTTTCGAATGCGATGCCGATCGTGTAGCCCTTCGAGAACCAGAATCGCTCCCATACGCCTTTGTGCCATTCCTCCGAGTCCATGGTCAGGACTTCGGGACCTCCGCGTGTGGCCTGGCCGAAGGAACCCGCTACAACTCGCTCGCACTCCTTGATAGTAGATGACTCGAGCTTCTTTAGAACGATATTTGACGCAGTGTACTGATCAAAATCATCTTCGGGGCGTGCTTGATCCATGACATCTACGCCCCCATCGAGGTGGCCAGTAGTGAATGAAGAGCTGGATCCTATTTCACTGAAACACTCGTTCCTTGAGCCAGTATCCCAAGCCGATTCGTCATTAGAATATTCTTCAAGTTGAAGCCTCGAACTCGTTGGCGTTGGGTTTGAATCAACAAAGTCGGTGATGTCGTCGTGATTTGGGTAGCTGAGCATGGTTTGCGTCCCTTGGCTTCTAGTTGTAAGTGAACCCTGGCGTCGCGTTTCAAACGATCCTGCTCAGCATTGTTAGGGACGGCGTGTTGAGTACCTTATGTCACATCTGGACACATACCTTCGAGTGAGTCCTTACTTCCAACTTCGCTTACGTCCTCTTCACAGCTGCTGTCGTACATTTCGTCCCTTGTCCTCATGCTTACAACACTCTCTACTATCTGTTGTGAGCAGATGGTGCGCAGATCATCTGCGATGGCAGCCAACTCTGCGACGGGGCTGGTTCTTTCCGTCTGCTGCATCGTGTTGTGGTCCCGGGACAAGTTCTTGAGCAGTGCTTCTATCCCCTCGATCCGTTCATGTATGCTCTCGAGTTTGTGTGCTTGCGCATCGGAGGCTTCAGAATAACGTTTTTCATGACGGGTGAGCTTCTCGTGGGTCAGATTGACCATGATCCTACGGGAACATTAGGAGTTAGAGCGAGATCTCCATAGTGACGCTCTCAAACAGAACCACTCACGTGTTAATACTGAGAATCCATCTTTCCACCTCCTTTCGGTGACGTTCATGCGACTTTCTCAGATCATTAAGTTTTAGGAGGATCTTAGTGATTTCCCCCCAGTCCTCCACCTCCGTTTGTCGGAACCGTTCAAGACACTTGTTCGTCTTGAGCAACGCCTTTTCATACTTTTTGCAGTGTGACGTTGCCTTGACTATAAGCTGACCATCAGACCCTTTGATGTTGTTAATGCTCTGGAGCACTTGGTCCCACGTGGCTAGCTCCTCTTGCAGCTGTTTGAGCACCTTGGGGTCTTGGGCGGCGCGCTTTGTTTCGCTTATTTCGCCAACAACCTTGCAGATTCTGGAGTTGAGGCTCGTTACGGCTGGTAGTatgagggagaagagccCGACAGCACCTGAAATGCCGTCCATTTGCTTCCGTCGTCGTGGTCGTCAATGTATGAAGTGAGTAGAGAAAGAGGGAATGTCTTTGTGTCATCAAACGCCTGGACTTTTTAAGATGAATAAGATTAATCGGAATTTCCAGAATTCCTCGAGCGGAGTTTATATGTCTTTACACACCTAGTGTATCAAAACGAGGCTGGCATACCCTCCAAGTTGCTTACTGCAGGATGAGTTGTCTGTCTGCCCTGCGATATACCTGCAGCAATCTAGTCAATGTTTCACTCTAGCCATTGGGAAGGCATCCGAGTGTCGAGGCAGTGTCTAGTTGCTGCAGTTCATAGCCACATGCTGACATGATGATGTATCGGTGAAGTTGTAGATGGACCAAAATGACCTTGTGCAGGACAACGCATGCAACTGCACGAGCTGAACGAGACATGAAAGCCCAACGTCGCATCAAATGACATACAAATACATACAATGTTATGAATTTACATGATTTGGCCAATACCCACGCCATGACGTACCAACAACCCCAATCCTCACATCCCTATGACTTGTGTTGCAACTCTGCCATGCCATCTAAGCTTCACTCCTACTTCCCACATTCACAACACATCCACCGAACAAACATTTCAACAACAGACTATCCTAACCAGCCACTCAGATTCTTATCCTTATCAATCTCTGATCCTCATTAATCCCAAACCGCCACGGAGGCCATGGTGCGGCCCGGTCCCTGCATCTGCATCCCTAGCGGCCCGCCAAACCGATCCCTCGGGTCGTGTTAGTCGAACGTCTACCCTTTCTTGTAAGCGGAAAGACATGACTCGGGAGACAAGGTTTTAGTACAGTCGGAATACGAGGAGCGGACTTCATGTGCTTGATTATAAAATATCAATCATGTTTCCTGCAGCCTTGGCGAGCCGCTGATGGGTTCCCTCAGATAGTTTCACAACTCAATGATTCCCAGAACCAGCAgagacaagaaaaaaagatggTTGGTACATGTCCAAATGCCATATATGCTTATTCATTTCCAAACCAGACCTTTATAAAACCGCCCAGTTGTTTAACACACAATAGTAACCTCTCCTCCAAATAACGCCGTGCCACGCTATGTCAGGTTCCCCAACCCCATGACTGAAACTCCAACCGCTTACCAGATCGTGACAATTTCAGAGAATAAAAAAACATGCAAATAGTGATTGTATAATAGGTGTTATGGTTGTTGCGTATTCGATTGTTGTGTACTAGATTGTTGTGTATCCGGTTGCTGAGTATTTGAGTGTGATCGCGATCGGCCACCGGACTCGCCTGTCCCTGGCCGGTGCGTGTCTGTCTGGCCCACAAAGTGATCGTTCGGACCGTGGAATCCATGCATCTCCTCGTTTACGATACTCAGATTGCTCTGACCGAGTGATTCACTTCGTACTCGCTGTCCGCCAGATAGACGTTGAGTTACTGGTGGCCGGGCTGGGGCGCTGATAGTGCTGCTAGAGGATCGTCTTCGCTCGTCCAGAGGAGGAAATACGACAGATGAAGGCGAGCTTGGTAATTCCGGTATCCAAGGTATTGCCTCGAGTTCCATCGGAGGAGAATTGGGCATCACTCCAGGAGTCCCGTCAGAATTCTCAGAAGCGTTGCTCCACTGTCGAACGTGGGTGTAAGCGTGCGTATCAGTACTTGAGCGGTTCCTTGTTGACGCCGAGACTTGGCTGAATCTTTGTTGACCAACAGCTGCCGCATTAAAGTAATCTTCCCGGTTGCCCATAGCATCGAAGCTGGTGTGTCTGCTATTTCCCGCGCTGCCTGATACTGCGTGGTAACCTTCCGCTCCAGGAGTGGGATTGTTGGAGCTCGGATCGGGGCTCGCAAGGTTGTACGGTGAAGGGGTCCCGGAATCCGGACCGGGGTTTGCTGGTCTCGGAGGGGGGGCTATCAACGGGTTGGCGCTCCACTCATCAACTTGCGAGTCCGTCGACTTGAACTCCTTCACAGGTGGTCGTGCGGTGGAGCGATTGGAGGGTTCAGACACCTTTGAGGTGCTGACAGCTCGGACGACCTTGTTTAGAtggcggatgatgatgtatgCCGCCACCAGTACGATAATGAGAAATCCAATAGAACCGGCCACGATGCCCACgagtgttgttgttgggaGTCCGCCACCGCCTTTATCATCGTCGTCCGCAGTCAATGTTGGGCTGCTCTTGGGAATAGCAGAGGGGAAGAATTTGAGTACCGCCTGGTTTTCGTCGCTACCGTCGCGGACTGTAGGAAGCTCCGTGGGCATAGTTGGGGTTGAGACGGTAATGTCGGTTGTCTTGTAAGTCGTTTCGGAGCCGTCTTCGGTGGTGGTAATAACGATGGTATTCGTGATCGTCACGGGTTTTGTAGAATAGCACTGATTAACGCCACAGGCCATACCGCTGTTGCAGCACCCATAACTCAGTGAAGATGGGCAGAGATACTGGCTCGCCGGGCAGCCGTACGTATATGCTACGCCCGCCGGTGGGAAGCAATTACCGCCCGTACTGCACACATAACCGTCCGGACAGCATCCCGCTATTATATGTAAGCCTTGGTCCGTAAAGAGTCTCGATAAAACCCACCTCCGAAGACGGCTTCGCATTGGTACCATCCAACCCTCGTTCCCTGGCATGTCACAGGGCCTTTCGTAACCGCAAAGCAGCTTTCCTTCGCGCAGTCGTAACCTTCCGGGCAGCATCCACCATCGAGGCTGGACGCGCACAGCTTCTCGCCCGCGCCGCACTGCTCCTTATCTCGCCGTTCCAACACAGCGGGCGCTGTGatctgggccttcttctcgatcCGGTGAACCCCATCGTGTCTCCTGTAGTCGGCCGCCTCAATACTGGTGGCCCAGAGGGCAGCTAGTAGCAAGGCGACACACGAGCGACACCCCCAGTTCCTCATCTCGTGCGCTCATGGAACTGAGGGGGATGCGACGTCGATGAGAGAAATTTCGCGAAACCGTGTGGGACGCAGATCATGGACGAATTTGCCAGCCGGGTAATTTCAGCTCCTCAAATCGGGCTATTGTCGCAAGTGCTCAATAAAGAGGGCACTGGAGGGACGTGGGCTGGATCGATGGGTTTCGGCTCGCGACAACCACCGCAAATCAAATGCGACACTTTCAATATTCACACAGAACAAATTAAAAATGatgaaagaagaggaaaaggaggGAAGAGTCAGATGTAGCGAGAGATTCCAAACCGTCAGCAATGGAGGCCTTAGAGGCTTATCCGTGGCCGGGGGGTCAAGGGATGCTACGCCACGGGGGAGCAGCAGAGGCTTCTGTCATCCCAGAACTCTGGCGTCTATAGGGCTGAGCGAAAAGTCCACCGAACCGTAGGCGCGGGTCGTTTTGGTTGGATGAACAGGCTACCCGAGCACCCAGCGCGGTCCTGAGACGTGAGAAATAATTCCTCTTCAGGTTACCGTCATGGGTCCAACGTGGAGATTGATGAGGGCCCAGAGTGAGAATGGAACGGTGAGGGAACTGAAGATGACGGGACTAGAGGACGACAGCGAAGAGTAAGCGATGAGAAAGACACGCGGCGGCTCAGGTTCCTGCGGGGACAAGTCAAGCTGAAACAGAACCGACACCATCAATCGTGAGCCGCAAGAGCATCAGAGACAAGAGGCGCAGGCCATGCGGCACTACCGTCGCTGGATATTCGCTCGCAAATCGCATTCGCCCGGGTTGTTGGTgtcgcagcagcagcagcacgtCTTGGATTCGTCAACGAAGCACCGCCCCAACCCTCCAGTCTCGCTGCTGCTCTAttctcatctccatcctccgcTGCAGGTCTACTTCCGCCATTGGCCGGCGGCATGAAGCTCGCAAGCTCTAGCGGTAGGCTGTGAGCAAAGAGGTGTCCTCGCTCGGGAAAGATGGTGCGCCTGGTGCATTGGCACTGCTACCGTGGCAGCCATTGAGAGGCCTTGTTGGTCTGCTTGTCAGACAAGGCCACGAATCAGAAGACCTATACGGGGCATACCCAGGTCAATAATCGACAACGAGGGCCTCATTCGACACCGAGTGCTGGGATTTGGGGGCCGAGAACCTCATGCGCAGAGACTAAGAGAGGAAGTGTGTTGCGAGGCGTTGCGTTGGTTCAAGGTTGCGATGAGGTGCGCATTTCGGCCGTGGTTTCTGCCGTGTCAGGTGACCACCCTCAAAGGCAGGCGAGTGCAATTCCATTGTGAGAGATAAATGAGCTTCTCCCCATAATAACGCACCATGAGGATGAGATGCATACCTGCCACTCGATTAACCAGGCTCTTACAAGAGGGCAACATGAGTACATGATGCTTCTCGCGAGTTTTATTACATGCTCCACTCTCGCTCGCTTCTTGCTGACGATACCCTCGTTTGTTTCAGAGGCTCACCATCACCCTCGCCTCTCTCTCCCCAACGAAACTTTGGATCAAAGAAACGCTCATGCACAGCCAATCTGCTTGGTGACACAGCTTCTCACAAGCCTCTCTCTGTACACGATTTGGCACCTCGGGATGGCTTGGTAAGCTCCGAACCGACGCCGAGGACGTTCAACCACGGCGATTTATCCCAAAATAGCACAGCTAGCATGTGGGTCCCGTCATCTGAGAGTTTGGGCAAAATAGCTTCCACTGCAGAACTAACGGAGCCGAAAAAGACCTACCAAAGAGAGGTTAGGTGGGTGGTTTCTTTTTAAGTCTCTTCTAATGCGCCTGGTCGGTCTTTAGGTATTCGGACAGAAGAGAGTTTGATTTCAGGGGCATTGTATAAAGTGATCACTTGATCAGGCATTCGCTGAGCTCCCTATATCACCATGTCCCAGGTCGGACTCTGCCGGCTGGTGGAGGCTGGAGCGTTGACGATCCGGGGCATGGCTTACCGGCCCAGGAAGGCAAAGGGACTTTGGGTTGACGCTTGGAGCCGATGAAACCACGCGCCGAGAAACTGCGGATCTCGTGAATTAATGAGGGGCATTTCATCGCGTCGTTTTCCACAGGTCTCGAGTTGCTTCCTCCAACGTTTCTTCAAGTTCAAGTTTGGAAGAATGATTTCCCAGGTCTACCCAAGAGAACTCTCACCACGGTGAAACCCGATCGCCGATGTGTCGGTCAAGGTGAGGGCCCTAAAAAGGTTCCAGAAGCAAGTCGTCAAGGTTTTTCCTTGCGGCAGGGGCCAAGGGGAATGGATGAGGTTGGCTTCTGATTAGATCATGAGATGAAGCTGCGGTTCATCAGACCAGATCGcgtcacatcacatcaacgCCCGCTGCCGATTCTGCTTGCGGGCGGTGGAATGCCCATGCTGAATCGCAAACCTCGTTCGAAATACCGCGTGAACGTGCAAAAGCCGGCTGGAGGCGCATCGTGAGCTTACCCGTCCACACACACTCGCCATGCTCCATTTCCTCGTGGCTGCATCGGGCATCGGGTCGGGGGCCAAGCATCGTGCCGCGGCCCTCGAGCTGTGGCTCGTGACTGGTCGGTCAATGTGACAACGGACAGGGTCCTCCAACCATTGTTACATGGTGGTTAGTCAAAGTCAGTGACTCCTCCTTCCAGGAAAAAATGGCGGAGTGTTAGCACCAAGAACTTTGTCGGGTCATAGAGACGTAATTTAGAGTAAAATGAATAAATAGAAGTACAAAATAAATAGAATAGACTCTAAAATCTTAACATACGAGCTTATTTTTATAGCCATAAGCCTTATATCCTATGATTTTGCGGATTCAACACCTACCTAGGTGCTCGGGGGAGAGGTGTGCCATTTTTTCTTGGGCCACTACCTACTACGTAGGTACTGCAGACTCCAACGCCAGACCCTGAGACAGTGGCCAATGGCCTCTGGAGCTGTCCCGTCTCCAGATCGTCGCTTCGAGCCCGTGTTTCGTGTGATcggccgccgccgtcgcaATCACCCTCttggcatcgccatcacTCCGCATTTTGGAGTCCGGTTACCCAAGAGCTGCTCGAGGCACTGAGACAATGTCTCATGGCTGTTGGGTCCAGAAGCGTCTTGACCccattttcttttttccatGCTTCTGCTGCAATGGCTTCTCGTCTGCATTGTCGGTCAGCAGATGGGGCCCACCCAGCATTGTCGTGAGGGCCGGCTGTAGTATTCCTTTTTGTTCCTGCGCAAGCGAAGGGATCAAACTTTGCCCCATCGTCACTCATCAAACCACAGGGGCGACGATCGCCCCTTTCCATCATTTCCCTAACCAGACGGGACGGTTCCCTTCATCTCAGCTGTCGATGATCTGGTCTCTTGTAGCATCAGAATCGGGATGGGTGCAGCCGAAAGGCAACCGGAACGCGGGGGAAGGCAGCGGACGGCAGCGCCCATGTTTTTGATGGCTTGCGAATCGACCAGGTTTCCCTTTTGCCGCGCCTGTTAGGATGGGTAGCCCATCACCATTTCAAACCCAAATAGGCTGGGCGCCGGCCGTGCGATGCTCGTTGACTCGAGGCACCATGCAACGTGCCGAGATGGCAGCTTCTTTACCCCGGATTTTCCAAGACGCTGGGGAAGGCAATGCCAGGGCCAGGTGTTTGTGATCCTTTTCGATACTGCAGGGACTTGGAAGATGCCTGAAGGACAGATTGACTTGGCAATTGATGCTCTTCTGTGTTAGCTCTCAAGAATTTAACGTTTGAGCTTGGGAAGTCGGATTTCGGGTGGCGTTCTATGAGTGCCCAAAAGAGGATCCCATTGATGCAGCTGTCAATTCAGTGTTGGAGGAAAAGTCACCTGCTCGCGGGAGCGGGGGCGTGGGCGTACTGTGAGAGATGGGATAAACACTATGCTGACACTGTACTCTTCACACAATCTCGACTGTCGACACAGTCCCAATATCATCACCCCCCTGCTGCCACGAGGTTCCTCCAACTCTCCCCGGTCCACCCGTCGTCAACCAACCCCTGCAACGTCGTGGTGCTCATCCCCCCAAACCTTCCCCCAATGTTGCCCCAGAGCTCCCCGTAACGTAAAATCTTTCAGGGGCTCCAGcttgctccagctcccaggCCCTCTCCAGTTCTTCAGCGGTCACTCGAGTCAACTGCAGCGCCCGTAACCCCGCAAGCTAACGGAGCTTCACTTGACCCGACAGGGCAAAGGCGTCCAGGGATCAGGCAGGGGTGGCCCATGATTGCCCACGGTCACGATGGTGTgcagagatggatgggaacCGGACGGGACccaagcaagccaaggcccTTCTGTTGGTGTGCTTCTTGGGACCGAACCATGACGCCCCCGAGACGCGCGAGGCATCCATTTTTGGTTCCTTAcatcttcttttcctccttctttttctcccGCTGCTTCCTTTTCCTCGAGGGCATCCGTCTCTCCGTGACTCGACTCTCAAGACTCCCGTCAACTCAAACACCAAGACGAGGGTGGACtcgacatcgccaagatcctcgcTCCGTCTCCCGTCTCCCGCCTCCGCGCTCGCCCTCTCCACGATCCTCGGCTTCGTCTGGTTACTCCCGGACTTTAttttccccctcctccctccccacACCCACGTAAATCAGTTATTCAATAACACCGCCATCGTCCGACCCTCGGCTTCCTTTCCTGTTCCAAGACAAATAAATCTCCCAACTGTCTTGTGCATGGGCGcctgcagcttcttgatcAGATCGCCTCTGGTCTTCTTGTACAAGACCATGCTTGATTGCCTCTGCTAGACGGCCGGATGGAAAACGCCTGATTGATTATCTGATCCTTTGATCGCCTCGCCACCAACAAATCTCCATCATGTTGCTGTACACCCGACTCGCACCGCCCAAGGTCCCCAAAAAGCGCTCGCGCGCAGGTACGTCGAAGCCCCTACAGCGCATTCTGTTGCACCGCATTCTCCATGTTATAAGCATAAAACGAACGTTGCTGACTTGTCATGGATGGTTCGTCGGCGCACAGGATGTAGTTATTGGTAAGTTCCATGATCCACACCTGCAATTCAAAATCGTCTCACTAACATTGCCTTTTTGCAGCAAAGAAAAGGTGATTTCACCATACAAGACGGCCTTTTTGTGGTTGGTCTAACCTCTCTGCTATAGAAGAAGAAATGCGACGAAATTCGACCTGCCTGCGCGCGCTGCCAGGAACGCGGCCAGGAGTGCGTTTACGAACCCGTTCGCCCTCGACAGCGGCGCAAGCGTGAGACCACCGCCGCTTTCTCTCCTTTCGacaccaactcctcctcgggTTCAGACCGAGCTCAGCCTTTGGATGGCGACGTTCCAATCCGGCAATGGAAGGAGGATGCTCAGGATAAATCGGCCGACGAGGACtcgctggacgaggaggctccCATTGTCACGCAGCCATCCGTCTGCAGCGATCTCCCTCTCAAGGCTTCCCTCGTCAATCCCATGGATAACCTCCTAGGTTGGAGCCCTGGAGACCTGCCAGTCGTATCCCCAATTGACTCGATCGATTTCCAATTGCCTGTGTTTGACGATGGCATTGCCGTTCAACACATTGAGAacagcgaggaggaggatatcgaggagGTAATCCGTCGCGaatccatcatcagcatTCCTACTACGACCTACGCTGCGACCTACTCCAATGCGTACGCGCCTCGAAGCCCCTCTCTAGCCCTCATTGCGCCTGTCCCAGCGCCGTCTCCACGATTCGAGTTTTGTTCTCCGGTATTCTCCGAGTTCTCCGACCGAACCAACAGGCGCGCCTTGGTAGACCACTTCTGCAATGTTCTGTCACATCTCATTGTTTTCCGGGAGGAGCGCGGGAATCCTTTCCAGCAGCTCGTTCTCCCGCTCTGCCAGGACAGTCAGGCCGTTACAAACGCCGTATTTGCTCTAGCAAGCGCTCACTTGGAATATCGGGGTGTCACCAATGACGAAAAGAGCGTTTATTTCCACAACAAAGCCATTCAAGGCCTTGCGCGCTTGATCCAGAAGGGAGCAGGAGTTAATCGAAATGAACTCTTGGCGGCCATCATGCTTCTGGTTTACTACGAAGTGGTGAGTAAAGTCTTGGCATCTCTGATTCGCTTACTAACAACGTCATAGTTGGTTCAGAAAGGCCGATCGAACATTGTAGATGGCCATCTCAAAGGTGCCATGACTATCATGAGCCACAATGAAACAGCCACTGATCCCACGGGCATCTTTTTGGAGCGAGTATGTGACTCTTTCGTGATCATGATGAATTTGAATGAATTACTAATATTTGGCAGGCATTCCGCTTTTATGATGTGATTGCGGCACTCTCGTTTGGCACTGCTCCCTTGGGCAGTGCTCCAGGAGCCAACTACCTTACACCATTCCCTCCTCTGGATTCAGGTGGCGGTATGTCTCCTCTCAACAGTGTCGACACTCTCCTTGGAATGGCCACTTCTCTCTGGCCTATTATTCATCGCCTTTCGAACCTACTTGCTCTTAAGGATCAGCTTGACGCTGCTGTTACCAACGGAGAAGTGAACAAGGTTGCGGTTCTCAGGACGGAATTCGAAATCTCGGCGTCAGCTATCGAATCCGCCCTGGAAGAATGGCATCCCGCTCTGCCTGAAGGCTCAGTCCTCAGCCAAAACCCCGAGGAATTGACCCCAGAGCAGACGACAGAAAGGAGTCGACTACAGAGTATCCTCAGCAACGCTCTTTCTTACCGTCACTCTGCCTTTGTCTACCTTTACCGCACCATCTACAGCTACCCGCG harbors:
- a CDS encoding Zn(2)-C6 fungal-type domain-containing protein, with the protein product MLLYTRLAPPKVPKKRSRAGCSYCKEKKKKCDEIRPACARCQERGQECVYEPVRPRQRRKRETTAAFSPFDTNSSSGSDRAQPLDGDVPIRQWKEDAQDKSADEDSLDEEAPIVTQPSVCSDLPLKASLVNPMDNLLGWSPGDLPVVSPIDSIDFQLPVFDDGIAVQHIENSEEEDIEEVIRRESIISIPTTTYAATYSNAYAPRSPSLALIAPVPAPSPRFEFCSPVFSEFSDRTNRRALVDHFCNVLSHLIVFREERGNPFQQLVLPLCQDSQAVTNAVFALASAHLEYRGVTNDEKSVYFHNKAIQGLARLIQKGAGVNRNELLAAIMLLVYYEVLVQKGRSNIVDGHLKGAMTIMSHNETATDPTGIFLERAFRFYDVIAALSFGTAPLGSAPGANYLTPFPPLDSGGGMSPLNSVDTLLGMATSLWPIIHRLSNLLALKDQLDAAVTNGEVNKVAVLRTEFEISASAIESALEEWHPALPEGSVLSQNPEELTPEQTTERSRLQSILSNALSYRHSAFVYLYRTIYSYPRNHPLVQRHTHISLTHCVGTVSNTGPMSALLWPLFVAACEATTLADRDLARQTFIAINRRQGMTNIERAWTIAQEVWRRADKAEMMHQQEEATAMGVRSGGDLWRRVSADMGVTIVFG